One Setaria viridis chromosome 7, Setaria_viridis_v4.0, whole genome shotgun sequence genomic region harbors:
- the LOC117865035 gene encoding putative inorganic phosphate transporter 1-13: MLPTGGSRWPATRNSSCSWLICNLNGVGSLTFYRLQKAVTSMNCEPRRARRQIKVLRALDQAKTQWYHFTAVVIAGMGFFTDAYDLFCISLVTDLLGHIYYPSTVCDDKPGSLPCSVALAVKGIALCGTMFGQLVFGRLGDNMGRKRIYGVTLMVMVVCSIASGLSFHHTPRTVITTLCFFRFWLGFGIGGDYPLSAAIMSEYANKKTRGAFMAAVFAMQGLGNLAAGIVVLVVSASFMKTPAYKTDMLGQADYVWRIVLMFGAIPALLTFYWRMRMPETARYTALVAMNLKQAVSDMNMVLDIDVSDLTEEEDANILAKQDNFGLFSSMFICRHGWHLLSTTVCWFMLDVVFYSLNLFMIDIFTNQSGDASNEGILEQTNKMAKTQAIIAVGCTLPGYFFTVIFVDRIGRIRIQLMGFAMMTIFLLGLAATNDIWKKSGSLPIGFTVMYGLVFFFANFGPNSTTFIVPTEIFPTRLRSTCHGISGAGGKAGAIVGVLLFIYAGNSLQRKLLMLAACNLVGIIFSLFLPESKRMSLEDIAGDIQEDVECESEQRCGQMN, encoded by the exons ATGCTCCCAACTGGAGGTTCCAGGTGGCCTGCTACGAGGAACTCATCATGCAGCTGGTTGATCTGCAACTTGAACGGCGTCGGCAGCTTAACGTTCTACCGCCTGCAGAAAGCAGTAACATCAATGAACTGCGAACCGCGGAGGGCGCGCAGGCAGATCAAAGTGCTCCGAGCCCTCGACCAGGCCAAGACGCAGTGGTACCACTTCACAGCAGTCGTGATCGCCGGCATGGGCTTCTTCACGGACGCCTACGACCTCTTCTGCATCTCCCTCGTCACCGACCTCCTAGGCCACATTTACTACCCCAGTACGGTCTGTGATGACAAGCCTGGCTCCCTCCCTTGTAGCGTGGCCCTTGCCGTCAAAGGCATTGCGCTTTGTGGCACCATGTTCGGGCAGCTCGTCTTCGGCAGGCTTGGTGACAACATGGGACGGAAGCGCATATATGGCGTGACCCTCATGGTCATGGTTGTCTGCTCAATCGCCTCCGGCCTCTCCTTCCACCACACCCCTAGGACGGTCATAACAACGTTGTGCTTCTTCCGGTTCTGGCTGGGTTTCGGCATCGGTGGCGACTACCCACTATCAGCGGCCATCATGTCGGAGTACGCCAACAAGAAGACCCGTGGTGCTTTCATGGCCGCTGTCTTCGCCATGCAG GGTTTGGGAAATCTCGCTGCTGGTATTGTTGTATTGGTCGTCTCAGCGAGCTTCATGAAGACACCAGCCTACAAGACTGACATGCTGGGCCAGGCTGACTACGTCTGGCGTATCGTTCTAATGTTTGGCGCTATTCCAGCTCTGCTCACGTTCTACTGGCGCATGAGAATGCCTGAGACAGCACGCTACACCGCTCTCGTTGCCATGAACCTAAAGCAAGCTGTATCGGATATGAACATGGTACTTGACATCGATGTCAGTGACCTcacggaggaagaagatgcaaaCATCCTCGCCAAACAAGATAATTTCGGTCTTTTCTCATCCATGTTCATATGTCGGCATGGATGGCACCTCCTAAGTACCACAGTGTGCTGGTTCATGCTTGATGTGGTTTTCTACTCATTGAACCTTTTCATGATTGATATCTTCACCAACCAGTCCGGTGACGCAAGCAACGAAGGCATACTCGAGCAGACAAACAAAATGGCCAAGACACAAGCGATCATTGCAGTCGGTTGCACGCTTCCAGGTTACTTCTTCACCGTCATATTCGTCGACAGGATAGGCCGAATTAGAATACAGTTGATGGGGTTCGCCATGATGACCATCTTTCTACTAGGCTTAGCAGCCACGAACGACATATGGAAGAAGTCAGGAAGTTTGCCCATCGGATTCACTGTCATGTACGGACTCGTCTTCTTCTTTGCAAATTTTGGTCCTAACTCAACCACCTTCATTGTGCCGACTGAGATCTTCCCGACACGACTGCGGTCGACGTGCCATGGCATCTCCGGTGCAGGAGGGAAGGCTGGAGCAATCGTTGGAGTACTTTTGTTCATATATGCTGGGAATAGCCTCCAACGGAAACTGCTGATGCTTGCTGCTTGCAATCTTGTTGGCATTatattctctctttttttgccCGAGTCAAAAAGGATGTCTCTCGAGGACATCGCTGGAGACATACAGGAAGATGTGGAATGTGAGTCTGAGCAGCGGTGCGGACAAATGAATTGA